In Marinimicrobium koreense, the following are encoded in one genomic region:
- a CDS encoding AAA family ATPase, translating to MKRINVIGTTGSGKSTFSSLLSEKLGYPCIHMDQMFWKPDWVESSDEEFFPKLESAISEDCWVLDGNYSRTNAIKWRNVDTIIWLDYSYFKTLFQLLRRTLSRAITKEELWPETGNRESFRMAFASRHSIFLWFFRNYNKNRRRYQALLQSPEYDRIKFVHIRDPKQAQAFLEGVAPERR from the coding sequence ATGAAGAGAATAAATGTCATAGGTACAACCGGAAGCGGAAAATCCACGTTTTCTAGCCTGCTTTCAGAAAAGCTGGGCTACCCGTGTATCCATATGGACCAGATGTTCTGGAAGCCCGATTGGGTAGAGTCGAGTGATGAAGAGTTTTTTCCGAAATTGGAATCTGCTATTTCGGAAGACTGCTGGGTTCTGGACGGTAACTACAGTAGGACGAATGCCATCAAGTGGCGGAACGTTGATACTATCATCTGGTTGGACTATTCGTACTTCAAGACTCTGTTTCAGCTCCTTAGGCGTACTTTGTCCCGCGCCATAACGAAGGAGGAGCTTTGGCCGGAAACGGGAAACCGTGAGTCCTTCCGAATGGCTTTCGCGTCAAGGCATTCAATTTTCTTATGGTTCTTTCGCAACTATAATAAAAACAGGCGACGATATCAGGCATTACTTCAGTCACCGGAGTATGATCGTATAAAATTTGTCCACATTCGAGACCCAAAGCAAGCCCAGGCGTTTCTAGAAGGCGTGGCGCCGGAGCGCCGATAG
- a CDS encoding YqaA family protein, with protein sequence MEHLAELGYLGLFLSAFLAATILPLSSEVVLSALLLSGLPPVVLVSVATVGNVLGSLTNYALGYWGSLVVVKKWLRMSEDDFVRAEARFRKYGMVSLCFAWVPIIGDPLTVIAGVLRIRLRWFLLLVTAGKLIRYVVISYMTLAFQ encoded by the coding sequence ATGGAGCACTTGGCGGAACTCGGCTACCTCGGCCTCTTCCTGTCCGCATTCCTGGCGGCGACGATATTGCCCCTCAGCTCCGAGGTGGTGCTCAGCGCTTTGTTGCTGAGCGGCCTGCCGCCGGTGGTTCTGGTTTCGGTCGCCACCGTCGGCAATGTGCTCGGCTCACTGACCAACTATGCCTTGGGCTATTGGGGGAGTCTGGTGGTGGTCAAGAAGTGGCTGCGGATGTCGGAAGACGACTTTGTCCGGGCCGAGGCGCGGTTTCGGAAGTATGGGATGGTGTCGCTGTGCTTTGCGTGGGTCCCCATTATTGGGGACCCTTTGACCGTAATCGCCGGCGTGTTGCGGATTCGCCTGCGCTGGTTTCTGCTGTTGGTGACGGCGGGTAAACTGATTCGCTATGTCGTCATCAGCTATATGACGCTCGCGTTTCAGTGA
- a CDS encoding cytochrome c oxidase assembly factor Coa1 family protein, whose protein sequence is MSINMEREYISGLGKDSVVPEEIKGWNWGAFLLNWIWGIGNSTYIALLMFVPLVNVVMIFVLGAKGSEWAWRNRTWRDVEHFKSTQKKWRNAGLALVLVVLPLCFILLTNMMKGEAYDLSVHAVQSNPKVVSIVGESPEPGLFVLGEISYGGSGGIANLNYSVSGSKGIAEVYVYATNRADKWELKEVLAVSKETGERVVVLSQSE, encoded by the coding sequence ATGAGTATTAATATGGAAAGAGAGTATATTTCGGGATTGGGGAAGGACTCTGTCGTGCCCGAAGAAATAAAGGGATGGAATTGGGGCGCCTTCTTGCTTAACTGGATATGGGGCATTGGAAATAGCACTTATATAGCGCTTCTAATGTTTGTTCCTCTGGTCAATGTTGTAATGATCTTCGTTCTGGGTGCCAAAGGAAGCGAGTGGGCATGGAGGAACCGAACTTGGCGAGATGTTGAGCATTTTAAATCGACTCAAAAAAAATGGAGGAATGCTGGGTTAGCGCTTGTTCTGGTTGTTCTCCCACTCTGTTTCATCCTACTTACTAATATGATGAAGGGAGAGGCGTATGATTTGTCCGTTCACGCAGTTCAATCCAACCCTAAGGTCGTATCAATAGTTGGAGAGAGCCCCGAGCCTGGACTATTCGTCCTCGGCGAAATTTCGTATGGTGGCTCTGGAGGCATCGCCAATCTAAATTATTCTGTTTCTGGCTCCAAAGGAATTGCGGAAGTATATGTTTACGCCACTAATCGGGCGGATAAATGGGAGCTAAAAGAAGTTCTAGCTGTAAGTAAGGAAACTGGGGAAAGGGTAGTCGTTTTGAGCCAATCAGAGTAG
- a CDS encoding alpha/beta hydrolase, translating into MRNAKALIVLLSCILANSASAETIASRVVEDGGTGPYSAIMATDASLPTHTLFRPDNIAALSDEKLPVVVWGNGACFDSPWEHVNFLNEIASHGFMVVAIGTMPTEDGEQKTERSSSSKLTDAIDWAIAQNESENSPYHKALDTTEIGVAGMSCGGLQALDVADDPRVSTLGVFNSGIFNEPPKDPLPGIPNLTKKQLENIHTPTLYLLGGESDIAYGNGMNDVEQIDHVPVFVGNMDVGHGGTYGQPHGGEFARVATAWFKWQLKDDETAGKLFTGNPPGLAEHPEWTVDKKKLP; encoded by the coding sequence ATGAGAAACGCTAAAGCCCTCATTGTTTTGCTGTCGTGCATCCTGGCAAATTCCGCTTCGGCCGAAACCATCGCATCACGGGTGGTCGAGGACGGCGGCACCGGCCCCTACAGCGCCATTATGGCAACGGATGCCTCACTGCCCACCCACACCCTGTTCCGGCCCGACAACATCGCCGCGCTGAGCGATGAGAAACTCCCGGTTGTGGTCTGGGGCAATGGCGCCTGCTTCGACTCCCCCTGGGAGCATGTGAACTTCCTGAACGAAATCGCCTCCCACGGCTTCATGGTCGTCGCCATCGGCACCATGCCCACAGAAGACGGTGAGCAGAAGACAGAGCGCTCCAGCTCCTCCAAACTGACCGATGCCATCGACTGGGCCATCGCACAGAATGAGAGTGAGAACAGCCCCTACCACAAGGCGCTGGACACGACCGAGATCGGCGTCGCGGGCATGTCCTGCGGCGGACTGCAGGCGCTGGACGTCGCGGACGACCCTCGGGTCAGCACCTTGGGGGTCTTCAATAGCGGCATCTTCAACGAGCCGCCCAAAGATCCACTGCCCGGCATTCCCAACCTGACCAAAAAGCAGTTGGAAAACATCCATACCCCGACACTGTACCTCCTGGGCGGAGAATCCGACATTGCTTACGGTAATGGCATGAACGACGTGGAACAGATTGACCATGTGCCAGTGTTCGTCGGCAATATGGACGTGGGCCACGGCGGCACCTACGGCCAGCCCCACGGCGGAGAGTTTGCCCGAGTGGCGACCGCCTGGTTTAAATGGCAATTGAAGGACGACGAAACGGCAGGAAAGTTGTTTACCGGCAATCCACCGGGGCTGGCCGAACACCCTGAATGGACCGTCGACAAGAAGAAACTGCCTTAG
- a CDS encoding SulP family inorganic anion transporter, with amino-acid sequence MTYGFVNQLFNQINLKNLRGDVFGGLTAAIVSLPMALAFGVASGAGAEAGLYGAICVGLFASLFGGTPTLISEPTGPMTVVMTAVLTSLVASHPENGLAMAFTVVMIAGLFQILLGLLKLGRYITMMPYSVISGFMSGIGIILIILQFGPMLGQPSVSGGVLNNLLAIPQFIKNLSVAELSISLTALLALFFIPRRIAKVVPPQLIVLVLGTTIALLLFGDNLRLVGPISLGIPDFYLPYFTADQVTTMLIDGMVLGTLGCIDALLTAVIADSLTRNEHNSNKELIGQGIGNLASGFIGGLPGAGATMGTVVNIQTGARTALSGIVRAAVLLVVVAFASGLASNIPLAILAAIAVKVGLSILDWSFLKRAHRVSTSATLIMYLVIALTVLVDLMVAVGLGVFIANIITIDKLSRLQAQRNMQVISDVDDNISLDSEEKKILEKNRGDIALLYFSGPLIFGMSRALARERNSLNAFRKILIDLTDVPTLDTTMVLALENTIQDAVQGGKLVTTVCSNTNRHTSLHEFLESNQIPKFTSRIEALTWLADKEI; translated from the coding sequence ATGACGTATGGTTTTGTCAACCAACTCTTTAACCAGATCAACCTCAAAAACCTGCGGGGCGATGTTTTTGGTGGTCTGACCGCGGCCATTGTCTCGCTGCCGATGGCCCTTGCGTTCGGGGTTGCCTCAGGCGCAGGGGCGGAGGCTGGCCTATATGGGGCAATTTGTGTTGGGCTCTTCGCTTCGCTATTCGGTGGTACCCCTACGCTAATCTCCGAACCTACTGGCCCGATGACGGTTGTCATGACCGCCGTTTTGACCTCTCTCGTGGCGAGTCATCCGGAAAACGGTCTGGCGATGGCATTTACGGTGGTGATGATCGCCGGCCTTTTCCAGATTTTGCTCGGTCTATTGAAGCTGGGGCGGTATATCACCATGATGCCCTACAGCGTGATATCCGGGTTTATGTCGGGTATCGGGATCATCCTCATTATCCTGCAGTTCGGCCCCATGCTGGGTCAGCCCTCGGTCAGCGGCGGTGTGCTCAATAACCTGTTGGCCATCCCCCAGTTTATTAAGAATCTGAGCGTCGCCGAGCTTTCCATTTCGTTAACGGCCCTCCTGGCGCTCTTCTTTATCCCAAGACGCATCGCAAAAGTTGTTCCCCCGCAGCTCATTGTATTGGTACTAGGCACCACTATTGCACTGCTGCTGTTCGGCGATAATCTGCGTTTGGTAGGCCCTATTTCATTGGGTATACCCGATTTCTATCTCCCGTACTTTACCGCTGATCAGGTGACCACCATGCTTATCGATGGCATGGTTCTGGGGACGTTGGGCTGCATTGATGCCCTGTTGACGGCGGTCATCGCAGACAGCCTGACTCGCAATGAGCACAATTCCAATAAGGAGTTGATCGGTCAGGGTATCGGGAACCTGGCCTCAGGCTTTATTGGCGGGTTGCCTGGCGCTGGCGCTACCATGGGAACGGTGGTGAATATCCAGACGGGCGCCCGGACAGCCCTTTCGGGGATCGTGCGCGCCGCTGTTCTATTGGTGGTTGTCGCGTTTGCCTCGGGGTTGGCCTCCAATATCCCTCTCGCCATTCTGGCAGCGATCGCTGTGAAAGTTGGTCTTAGCATATTGGATTGGAGCTTTTTGAAGCGGGCTCACCGTGTCTCGACCAGCGCTACCCTCATCATGTACCTGGTCATTGCGCTGACGGTGTTGGTGGATTTGATGGTGGCGGTCGGCCTTGGGGTCTTTATCGCAAACATTATTACCATCGACAAGCTGAGCCGATTACAAGCGCAGCGAAATATGCAAGTCATCAGTGATGTCGACGACAACATTTCGCTCGACAGCGAAGAAAAGAAAATCCTAGAAAAGAACCGCGGTGACATTGCCTTGTTGTATTTCAGTGGTCCGTTGATTTTTGGTATGTCGAGAGCGTTGGCACGCGAGAGAAACAGCTTGAATGCGTTCAGGAAAATTCTCATCGACCTCACCGATGTGCCGACGCTGGATACGACCATGGTGCTTGCCCTGGAAAATACCATTCAAGACGCTGTGCAAGGTGGCAAGTTGGTCACAACCGTTTGCTCAAATACCAATCGACACACGTCGTTGCACGAGTTTTTGGAATCAAACCAGATTCCGAAATTTACCTCCCGGATCGAGGCATTGACCTGGTTGGCTGATAAGGAAATCTAG